From Dietzia sp. ANT_WB102, a single genomic window includes:
- a CDS encoding LLM class F420-dependent oxidoreductase, producing MRIGMALNYSGGFAETAAEAADLERAGLDIAFVPEAYSFDAVSQLGYLAAKTSTMELASGILQIYTRTPTLTAMTAAGLDFVSDGRFTLGLGASGPQVVEGFHGVKYDAPLARTREIIEICRKVWRREKLVHNGAKYQIPLPADQGTGLGKPLKLINHPVRENIPIILAALGPKNVQLAAEIADGWQPIFFHPEKAHVAWGDALAKGRAKRDPALGDLEVYAGPPLAIVKEDEVPGYLDLVRPHLALYIGGMGARGKNFYNELACRYGYEADAARIQDLYLDGKKDEAAAAVPDELVRSVSLIGPAGYVAERVEAFREAGATTLTVVPMALDAPGRLRLVEQFRELC from the coding sequence ATGCGCATTGGAATGGCTCTCAACTACAGCGGCGGGTTCGCCGAGACGGCCGCGGAGGCCGCCGACCTCGAGCGGGCGGGACTCGACATCGCGTTCGTCCCCGAGGCCTACTCCTTCGACGCGGTGAGTCAGCTCGGTTACCTCGCCGCCAAGACGTCCACGATGGAGCTGGCGTCGGGGATCCTGCAGATCTACACGCGCACGCCCACGCTCACCGCGATGACCGCGGCGGGCTTGGACTTCGTCTCCGACGGTCGCTTCACCCTCGGCCTGGGCGCCTCCGGACCACAGGTCGTGGAGGGCTTCCACGGCGTGAAGTATGACGCCCCGCTGGCCCGCACCCGCGAGATCATCGAGATCTGCCGCAAGGTGTGGCGCCGCGAGAAGCTTGTCCACAACGGGGCGAAGTACCAGATCCCCCTGCCTGCGGATCAGGGCACGGGACTCGGCAAGCCGCTCAAGCTCATCAACCACCCGGTGCGCGAGAACATCCCGATCATCCTCGCCGCCCTGGGCCCGAAGAACGTTCAGCTGGCCGCCGAGATCGCGGACGGCTGGCAGCCGATTTTCTTCCACCCGGAGAAGGCGCACGTGGCCTGGGGCGACGCGCTGGCGAAGGGCCGCGCCAAGCGCGATCCCGCGCTGGGGGATCTCGAGGTCTACGCCGGCCCGCCGCTGGCGATCGTGAAGGAAGACGAGGTCCCGGGTTACCTGGATCTCGTGCGGCCGCACTTGGCCCTTTACATCGGTGGCATGGGCGCGCGGGGGAAGAACTTCTACAACGAACTCGCGTGCCGCTACGGCTACGAGGCAGACGCCGCCCGTATCCAGGACCTGTATCTGGACGGCAAGAAGGATGAGGCGGCCGCTGCCGTGCCTGACGAGCTCGTCCGGTCGGTCTCGCTCATCGGCCCCGCGGGGTACGTCGCCGAGCGTGTCGAGGCATTCCGCGAGGCCGGCGCCACGACGCTGACCGTCGTCCCCATGGCTCTCGACGCGCCCGGTCGACTCCGGCTGGTGGAGCAGTTCCGCGAGCTCTGCTGA